In Papaver somniferum cultivar HN1 unplaced genomic scaffold, ASM357369v1 unplaced-scaffold_114, whole genome shotgun sequence, a genomic segment contains:
- the LOC113328839 gene encoding trichohyalin-like — MPLRLLVSRFKERREVQYPTLEETGQQDNDTISQNPTQQNNDPERVINKEGSVYTTDLDSVEDEERVTRGEGEDPNNEDQLTIRQLRERLARDRRIERELLQGLERSRARDIESAEERTNLARQNALLMEVNHRLNENIQTRTHTGETETQTSRSSPRRWRRHRSEEKEVQNDHAEYEREVRERERERENARDLEMRSQERRARRRNQERRENLGQGMRVYNSEKGSSSERENQRFRRETSLERETRISIEISAIEQRELEAVAQT, encoded by the exons ATGCCACTAAGATTATTAGTGTCAAGGTTCAAAGAACGAAGAGAAGTGCAGTACCCGACACTAGAAG AAACCGGACAGCAGGACAATGATACCATCTCTCAAAATCCAACACAACAAAACAATGACCCAGAGAGGGTTATAAATAAAGAAGGCAGTGTATACACGACTGATCTTGATAGTGTGGAAGATGAAGAACGAGTAACAAGAGGAGAAGGTGAGGATCCCAACAACGAGGATCAACTAACCATTCGACAGCTGAGAGAGCGTCTCGCACGAGACAGGCGAATTGAAAGAGAATTACTGCAAGGACTCGAACGAAGCAGAGCAAGAGACATAGAGTCAGCAGAAGAGCGAACAAATTTGGCAAGACAAAATGCCTTGTTGATGGAAGTAAATCACAGACTGAATGAGAACATACAAACGCGAACTCATACTGGAGAAACAGAAACTCAAACGAGCAGAAGTTCACCAAGGAGATGGAGGAGACATCGCAGTGAGGAAAAAGAAGTACAGAACGACCATGCTGAGTATGAAAGGGAGGTGCGTGAAAGAGAGCGCGAAAGAGAAAATGCACGAGATCTGGAAATGAGGTCTCAGGAACgcagagcaagaagaagaaaccaagaaaGAAGAGAGAACTTGGGACAAGGAATGCGAGTGTACAACAGCGAAAAAGGAAGCAGCTCGGAGCGCGAAAACCAAAGATTCAGAAGAGAAACTAGTCTGGAAAGGGAAACTAGAATATCCATAGAAATAAGCGCGATAGAGCAGAGGGAATTAGAAGCAGTCGCACAGACATAG